The Paenibacillus sp. RUD330 genome has a segment encoding these proteins:
- a CDS encoding DUF6886 family protein, with protein sequence MEPLLHHFSEESAISRFVPRPRPGRDDLPAAVWAVDEEHSVNYFFPRECPRIIYNRQPGLDGREERLLFGMSGASRIILVESRWLERIRAAALYRYEMPADTFQMEDDSAGYYVSDETVVPRSVDRMPDLLGEIARSGAELRVTPSLFPARDAIMQSSLRQFSIIRFHNAR encoded by the coding sequence TTGGAGCCTCTTCTTCACCACTTCAGCGAGGAGTCCGCCATCAGCCGCTTTGTCCCTCGGCCAAGGCCCGGACGCGACGATCTGCCTGCCGCGGTATGGGCTGTCGACGAAGAGCATAGCGTGAATTATTTCTTTCCGCGGGAATGTCCGCGGATCATCTACAATCGCCAGCCCGGGCTTGATGGGCGGGAGGAGCGGCTGCTCTTCGGCATGTCCGGCGCCTCGCGGATCATTCTGGTCGAGAGCCGATGGCTGGAGCGGATTCGGGCTGCGGCTTTGTACCGGTATGAGATGCCTGCCGATACATTCCAGATGGAGGACGATAGCGCGGGCTACTATGTTTCGGATGAGACGGTTGTCCCCCGATCGGTCGATCGCATGCCTGATCTCCTAGGTGAAATCGCGCGCTCCGGCGCGGAGCTGCGCGTAACGCCAAGCCTCTTTCCCGCCAGGGACGCGATTATGCAATCGTCGCTGCGCCAGTTTTCCATCATTCGGTTCCACAACGCGAGATGA
- a CDS encoding S-layer homology domain-containing protein — MSSSRCSRQPLLKALLSWVLAFGLMTPAFGSAAGASPTGASEEGSVTESAYGGVPDQVYGGNTLFSSYIAAEGGKLMEDGREYRFASLNYPGALGDPAFSQDDALRTIKAMGGKATRSYVPSVLRYDGSNKDSAFILGPDSSGRMQFSEEGFAKMDRMLALANQTGVRVIIPFVDQWQWVGGIESYVNFVYPGTITGDAATDPDGWMFYTDPKVIGLFKQVVHYMMNRINTITGVKYKDDKAILAWETGNELGGYNQDKFPQSWTTEIARYIKEEEQPKQLLLDGRFSINAGSLTDDHIDIVGNHFYTGNFIDKINADAALAAGKKPYILGEFGLYTTKEPVEALYNAALQNGTSGIMIWSLRPHKEDGGFYWHDEDPGNWASYHWPGFASGDYYGETDIIRTVYNYAHYMNALDKGKTSAVPAIAAPEGAPKLFPIDSVADIRWQGVVGASGYEVQRSADGMNWETVAADASDGGRAGTKAFHDEQAITGTLYQYRVRGVNESGASAWSNVVSTTARHLIADEMSLMQNPKENRQTYAYDQSSNVLNKADNWNELGQGFKAYVAGALPGTLTYAAPVPLEAVRIKAEGSGKVRLFVSSVNGKYAEIQPRLADGLWTADGLPAETRYVKLAIDGGSSVLVDRVELEYAYAGQGYRPVPAPVRSGLIVDRSFDGQPDSASGNLAVRGASAGTEGLPVLSRLDGEHAELVYAAAGDMNSYRFTSYVKGGEELQLSASIDGLNYQPLQPAVTRKETADGWSRQVYAGFELPAGTRYIKAAYPAGGSPESPALAKADIGFGAALIPLTEAPPANVLEDGEYDYGKDDSIAARYERDQDGGEASIALDAAAKNRGSYGAKLRYELGSASFAGLSRPIGHADLSSFDALHAWVKPDGSGNRLGFRLFTGDGRIWEAAATLGGTAARTLEVKLADFTLAAGDVGRGPIDLSDVTGFGLYVGKTDGASPAAGTIVVDDVRMANASKLDNFEGYGGYNALVQKAFARNTGGGALDVSLDGSRKSEGDYGLRMDYDFSGPGYAGGSFSPDYLKLDGYDGFSFWLQPDGSNNELAIQFSDDAGKFWETKAVFRGSDPRLMYVPFSAFRYPSWYGGDPGDRPDPSRQIKTFSLYLGGSPDSLSSSGTLYVDDIQGADFTDRLNAASIAIRDSGAVIGTLPYTLSGTASGAEFVRIQVGKQTFHAPVKPDGTWSYTTSKIANGMKEATAAIELFDGTVLHSSTAALNVNVPGNPYDDGTAPAANNRLLNPGFEEAVDAGAWPVLPKHWSSKDAEGAEMTSGIVKLEGGARSDQYALVHWNDQAYEVTTSQEADGLEPGIYELKAWTKSKGGQITAEMTATGDQGAVRKAAIPQGESSWASVKLSGLEVRDGKLAVGFHSQDSGGNWIKVDDVSLIKTADLPGGGATPTPTPGGGATPTPGGGATPTPGGGATPTPGGEATPTPGGGATPTPGGEATPTPGGGATPTPGGGATPTPGGEATPTPGGEATPTPGGEATPTPGGAWTPMPSETPSPTSATPAPSAIPAPSLKPSPSTKPVPSFGDLGGTDWARSAIEEMAAKGIMLGVGGDKFAPDKPLTRAEFITALFRAFRLDAAETAGGLSDVKPMRAFSDVKPDAWYAEAVAAAARLGIAGGTGAGKFEPNRAITREEMAVMAANALKHLNRLMSADVNAELAGFKDRGQIAGYARSSVAQLAALGVMNGAGADGFAPKGKATRAQAAVVLQRMLKLLE; from the coding sequence TTGTCCAGCTCCAGATGTTCGAGACAGCCATTATTGAAAGCGCTTTTATCGTGGGTGCTGGCATTCGGTCTGATGACGCCTGCCTTCGGGTCGGCGGCCGGTGCTTCTCCAACGGGAGCATCGGAAGAAGGGAGCGTGACGGAATCCGCATACGGAGGCGTTCCGGATCAGGTATACGGAGGGAATACCTTGTTCTCCTCCTACATTGCCGCAGAAGGAGGCAAGCTGATGGAGGACGGCAGGGAATACCGCTTTGCCAGCCTCAACTATCCCGGGGCGCTGGGGGACCCGGCATTCTCCCAGGACGACGCTCTTCGCACGATCAAGGCGATGGGCGGGAAAGCGACCCGCTCCTATGTGCCGTCCGTTCTCCGTTATGACGGTTCCAACAAGGACTCGGCCTTCATCCTCGGACCGGATTCCAGCGGCAGGATGCAGTTCAGCGAGGAAGGCTTCGCCAAGATGGACCGCATGCTCGCTCTCGCCAATCAGACCGGCGTCCGGGTCATCATCCCGTTCGTCGATCAATGGCAGTGGGTCGGCGGCATTGAAAGCTACGTCAACTTCGTCTATCCCGGCACGATAACGGGGGATGCGGCGACGGATCCGGACGGCTGGATGTTCTACACCGACCCTAAGGTCATCGGTCTGTTCAAGCAGGTCGTCCATTACATGATGAACCGCATCAACACGATTACGGGAGTGAAATACAAGGACGACAAGGCGATCCTTGCCTGGGAGACGGGCAACGAGCTGGGCGGCTACAACCAGGACAAGTTCCCGCAGTCATGGACGACGGAAATCGCCCGCTACATCAAGGAGGAGGAGCAGCCCAAGCAGCTGCTGCTCGACGGGCGCTTCTCGATCAACGCCGGATCGCTGACGGACGATCATATCGACATCGTCGGCAATCATTTCTACACCGGCAATTTCATCGACAAGATCAATGCCGACGCAGCCTTGGCCGCAGGCAAGAAACCTTACATTCTGGGCGAGTTCGGGCTCTACACGACCAAGGAGCCGGTTGAAGCCCTGTACAACGCGGCGCTGCAAAACGGCACCTCCGGCATCATGATCTGGTCGCTGAGGCCGCATAAGGAGGACGGCGGCTTCTACTGGCATGACGAAGATCCGGGCAACTGGGCGTCGTATCACTGGCCGGGCTTCGCCTCGGGCGATTATTACGGCGAGACGGATATTATCCGGACGGTGTACAACTACGCTCATTACATGAATGCGCTGGATAAAGGCAAGACCTCCGCGGTTCCCGCGATTGCGGCGCCGGAAGGAGCTCCGAAACTGTTCCCGATCGATTCGGTCGCGGACATCAGGTGGCAGGGGGTTGTCGGAGCATCCGGCTACGAGGTGCAGCGCTCCGCCGACGGAATGAATTGGGAGACGGTCGCAGCCGACGCCTCCGACGGAGGACGCGCCGGAACGAAGGCTTTCCACGACGAGCAGGCCATCACCGGCACGTTGTATCAGTACAGGGTACGCGGAGTCAACGAGTCCGGCGCATCGGCGTGGTCCAACGTCGTGAGCACGACGGCTAGACATCTCATCGCGGATGAAATGAGCCTCATGCAGAATCCCAAGGAGAATCGCCAGACGTATGCCTATGACCAGTCCTCCAATGTGCTGAACAAGGCGGACAACTGGAACGAGCTCGGCCAAGGCTTCAAAGCCTATGTCGCCGGCGCGTTGCCGGGCACGCTTACCTATGCGGCGCCTGTTCCGCTGGAGGCGGTGCGCATAAAGGCCGAGGGCAGCGGCAAGGTGCGGCTGTTCGTCTCCTCGGTCAACGGAAAGTATGCCGAAATCCAGCCGAGGCTGGCGGACGGGCTGTGGACGGCAGACGGGCTTCCGGCAGAAACCCGGTATGTGAAGCTGGCCATCGACGGCGGCAGCTCCGTTCTGGTCGACCGTGTCGAGCTGGAGTACGCCTATGCCGGCCAAGGCTATCGGCCCGTCCCGGCGCCGGTGCGCAGCGGGTTGATCGTAGACCGCAGCTTCGACGGACAGCCGGACTCGGCATCGGGCAATCTGGCCGTTCGCGGGGCTTCCGCCGGCACGGAAGGGCTGCCGGTCCTCAGCCGCCTGGACGGAGAGCATGCGGAGCTTGTGTATGCAGCTGCAGGCGACATGAACTCCTACCGGTTCACCTCGTATGTGAAAGGAGGAGAGGAGCTGCAGCTGTCGGCTTCCATCGACGGCTTGAATTACCAGCCGCTGCAGCCGGCGGTGACCCGCAAGGAGACGGCGGACGGATGGAGCCGCCAAGTCTATGCGGGCTTCGAGCTGCCGGCGGGAACCCGTTACATCAAGGCCGCCTATCCGGCAGGCGGAAGCCCGGAGTCGCCGGCTCTCGCCAAAGCCGATATCGGGTTCGGAGCGGCTCTGATTCCGCTTACGGAAGCTCCGCCCGCGAACGTCCTCGAGGACGGCGAATACGATTACGGCAAGGATGACAGCATCGCAGCCCGTTACGAGCGGGACCAGGATGGCGGCGAGGCCTCGATTGCCCTCGATGCCGCCGCGAAGAATCGCGGCAGCTACGGCGCGAAACTCCGCTACGAGCTCGGCTCCGCTTCGTTTGCGGGCTTGAGCAGGCCGATCGGCCATGCCGACCTGTCTTCCTTTGATGCCCTGCATGCTTGGGTGAAGCCGGACGGCAGCGGCAATAGGCTCGGCTTCCGGCTCTTCACGGGAGATGGACGGATATGGGAAGCGGCGGCTACGCTCGGCGGCACGGCGGCGCGCACGCTGGAGGTCAAGCTTGCGGACTTCACGCTTGCGGCAGGCGATGTCGGCCGAGGACCGATCGATCTGTCCGACGTGACCGGATTCGGCCTGTATGTAGGCAAGACGGATGGAGCTTCCCCCGCAGCGGGCACGATCGTCGTGGACGACGTGCGGATGGCCAATGCCTCCAAGCTGGACAATTTCGAAGGTTATGGCGGCTACAATGCCCTGGTGCAGAAAGCATTCGCGCGCAACACCGGCGGCGGAGCGCTGGATGTATCGCTGGACGGCTCCCGCAAATCCGAGGGCGATTACGGCTTGCGGATGGACTACGACTTCAGCGGTCCGGGATACGCGGGCGGCAGCTTCAGCCCCGATTACCTGAAGCTGGACGGTTATGACGGCTTCAGCTTCTGGCTGCAGCCGGACGGGTCGAACAATGAGCTGGCCATCCAGTTTTCCGACGACGCCGGGAAGTTCTGGGAGACGAAGGCGGTCTTCCGCGGCAGCGATCCGCGCTTGATGTACGTTCCATTCAGCGCCTTCCGCTACCCGAGCTGGTATGGCGGCGATCCCGGCGACCGTCCGGACCCGAGCCGGCAGATCAAGACGTTCTCCCTGTATCTCGGCGGATCGCCGGATTCGCTGTCCTCTTCCGGGACGCTGTATGTCGACGATATCCAGGGAGCGGACTTTACCGACAGGCTCAACGCGGCTTCCATAGCCATCCGGGACAGCGGAGCCGTCATCGGAACGCTGCCATACACCCTCAGCGGCACGGCCAGCGGAGCGGAATTCGTGCGCATCCAGGTCGGCAAGCAGACGTTCCATGCTCCGGTGAAGCCGGACGGAACCTGGTCGTATACGACTTCCAAAATCGCCAACGGCATGAAGGAGGCGACGGCTGCCATCGAGCTGTTCGACGGGACCGTCCTTCACAGCAGCACGGCGGCGTTGAACGTGAATGTGCCGGGCAATCCTTATGATGACGGCACGGCGCCTGCGGCGAACAACCGGCTGCTCAATCCGGGCTTCGAGGAAGCCGTCGATGCGGGCGCATGGCCTGTGCTGCCGAAGCACTGGTCCAGCAAAGACGCCGAGGGCGCCGAGATGACGAGCGGCATCGTCAAGCTGGAGGGCGGGGCGCGCAGCGATCAATATGCTCTCGTCCACTGGAACGACCAAGCCTACGAAGTCACGACTTCGCAGGAGGCCGATGGCCTCGAGCCCGGCATCTACGAGCTGAAAGCCTGGACGAAGTCCAAGGGCGGCCAGATAACCGCCGAAATGACGGCGACGGGCGATCAGGGAGCCGTGCGGAAAGCGGCGATTCCGCAAGGTGAGAGCTCATGGGCATCCGTCAAGCTGTCGGGGCTCGAGGTGCGGGACGGCAAGCTGGCCGTCGGCTTCCATTCCCAGGACAGCGGGGGCAACTGGATCAAGGTGGACGACGTCTCGCTGATCAAGACGGCGGACCTGCCTGGAGGAGGGGCGACGCCAACGCCGACGCCTGGAGGAGGAGCGACGCCGACGCCTGGAGGAGGGGCGACGCCGACGCCTGGAGGAGGGGCAACGCCGACGCCAGGTGGAGAGGCGACGCCGACGCCTGGAGGAGGGGCAACGCCGACGCCAGGTGGGGAAGCGACGCCGACGCCAGGTGGAGGGGCAACGCCGACGCCAGGTGGAGGGGCAACGCCGACGCCAGGTGGGGAAGCGACGCCAACGCCTGGAGGAGAGGCGACGCCGACGCCAGGTGGGGAAGCGACACCGACGCCTGGAGGAGCTTGGACACCAATGCCTAGCGAGACGCCATCGCCTACTAGCGCCACACCTGCTCCCAGCGCCATACCTGCTCCAAGTCTGAAGCCGTCGCCGAGCACGAAGCCAGTTCCCTCCTTTGGCGATTTGGGCGGGACCGATTGGGCGCGTTCCGCCATCGAAGAGATGGCGGCCAAAGGAATCATGCTGGGAGTAGGGGGCGACAAGTTCGCTCCGGACAAACCTCTTACACGCGCTGAATTCATTACAGCCTTGTTCCGGGCGTTCCGGTTGGATGCCGCCGAAACGGCGGGAGGACTCAGCGATGTGAAACCGATGAGAGCCTTCAGCGACGTGAAGCCCGATGCTTGGTATGCCGAGGCGGTGGCGGCTGCTGCCAGGCTGGGCATTGCTGGCGGCACCGGTGCCGGCAAATTCGAGCCGAACCGAGCGATCACACGCGAGGAAATGGCGGTCATGGCCGCGAATGCTCTCAAGCATCTGAACCGTCTCATGTCCGCCGACGTGAATGCGGAGCTCGCGGGCTTCAAGGACCGCGGCCAAATAGCGGGTTATGCCCGATCGTCGGTCGCGCAGCTGGCTGCCCTCGGAGTCATGAACGGCGCCGGAGCAGACGGCTTCGCGCCGAAGGGCAAGGCTACCCGCGCCCAGGCAGCGGTTGTGCTGCAGCGGATGCTGAAGCTGCTTGAATAA
- a CDS encoding MBL fold metallo-hydrolase, with product MIATPGHTQGHISIYLHRQRMLIAGDALIIHDGRLCGPDNNVDDLLARKSIAADEIPPKGSYRLPVKSSKACRESP from the coding sequence ATCATCGCCACTCCCGGCCATACGCAGGGCCATATCAGCATCTACCTGCACCGCCAACGCATGCTCATTGCGGGAGATGCGCTGATCATTCACGACGGCAGGCTTTGTGGGCCGGACAACAATGTGGATGATCTTCTGGCTCGCAAATCCATTGCCGCCGATGAAATCCCGCCGAAAGGATCTTACAGGCTGCCGGTCAAGTCCAGCAAGGCTTGCCGGGAATCGCCCTGA
- a CDS encoding glyoxalase superfamily protein — translation MPEFNRVVPIMRMFDVGKAKEFYLDFLGAERLWEHRFEEPLPLYMAIKLGGCELHLSEHHGDGSPGANIRIETASLTDYHKALLDSGYRYARPGLEKPPWGGCEVIVTDPFGNRITFYEAGGV, via the coding sequence ATGCCTGAATTCAATCGAGTGGTCCCCATTATGCGCATGTTCGACGTCGGCAAGGCGAAGGAATTCTACCTGGATTTTCTGGGGGCTGAACGGCTCTGGGAGCATCGATTCGAGGAGCCGCTGCCTCTCTATATGGCCATAAAGCTGGGAGGCTGCGAGCTGCATCTATCGGAGCATCATGGAGATGGAAGTCCCGGCGCCAACATCCGGATCGAGACGGCAAGCCTGACGGACTATCACAAGGCCCTTTTGGACAGCGGCTACCGGTATGCCAGGCCGGGATTGGAAAAGCCCCCTTGGGGCGGCTGCGAAGTCATCGTGACGGATCCGTTCGGGAACCGGATCACTTTCTATGAAGCAGGCGGAGTCTAA
- a CDS encoding GNAT family N-acetyltransferase, with translation MNISVEPCGLDRKYILMNLYPLYLHDLAGIREVLPNRCGVFEEDDGIRTLQEQQGGFDIWWEKEGLLFPYLILADGLPAGFALIASGPYTESGSDYMVNEFFILRPYRGKGIGEAAAGELFRRHPGSWSLFTTPGERNRGSIAFWRKSLARHAGEDGYTEEDLELEHFGCSKLFLFSSAAKPAGGVSERTETPGNAIACFTGVRKASMADLPAIAALDAKAIGHGGRLAELEKHVRSGCCLVSLREGSLAGFAAHDRSFFGQRLLQLIMVDPDDRRSGVGRSLMAAWEAGFPGEKLFTSTNESNKPMRLLCEAMGYVRSGVVDNLDEGDPEIIYCKPPVA, from the coding sequence ATGAACATATCCGTAGAGCCGTGCGGCCTGGACCGCAAATATATCCTGATGAATCTGTATCCGCTGTATCTGCATGATCTGGCCGGGATCCGGGAAGTCTTGCCGAACCGCTGCGGTGTCTTTGAAGAGGATGACGGCATCCGGACCCTGCAGGAGCAGCAGGGCGGATTCGACATCTGGTGGGAAAAGGAAGGCCTTTTGTTCCCCTATCTGATCCTCGCGGACGGACTTCCGGCCGGCTTCGCGCTCATCGCTTCCGGGCCGTACACCGAATCCGGCAGCGATTATATGGTGAACGAGTTCTTCATCCTCAGGCCATACCGAGGCAAAGGCATCGGTGAAGCGGCGGCTGGCGAGCTGTTCCGGCGGCATCCCGGAAGCTGGTCGCTGTTCACGACGCCGGGCGAGCGCAACCGGGGCTCCATCGCTTTTTGGCGGAAGTCGCTGGCCCGCCATGCGGGGGAAGACGGATACACGGAGGAGGATCTGGAGCTGGAGCACTTCGGCTGCAGCAAGCTGTTCCTCTTCTCATCGGCAGCCAAACCTGCCGGGGGAGTGTCCGAAAGAACGGAAACGCCAGGCAATGCCATTGCCTGCTTTACCGGCGTCCGCAAGGCATCCATGGCCGACTTGCCGGCCATAGCCGCTCTGGATGCCAAGGCAATCGGCCATGGCGGACGGCTCGCCGAGCTCGAGAAGCATGTGCGCAGCGGCTGCTGCCTCGTTTCTCTCCGAGAGGGCAGCCTTGCGGGCTTCGCCGCGCATGACCGCTCCTTTTTCGGGCAACGGTTGCTGCAGCTGATCATGGTCGATCCGGACGACCGCAGGAGCGGAGTCGGCCGCAGTCTAATGGCGGCTTGGGAGGCCGGGTTCCCTGGAGAGAAGCTGTTCACCTCGACCAACGAATCCAACAAGCCGATGCGGCTGCTGTGCGAGGCGATGGGCTACGTCCGCAGCGGTGTCGTGGACAATCTGGACGAAGGCGATCCCGAAATCATTTATTGCAAGCCTCCGGTTGCCTGA
- a CDS encoding class I SAM-dependent methyltransferase, whose protein sequence is MDSKERFSSRVDNYEKYRPSYPAQAVDYIISRGGLKEDSPVADIGAGTGIFSGLLLERQLRVMAVEPNPDMAKAAWAKLGPDERFGLMLSPAEDTGMAAASVDAIVSAQAFHWFDQAAAQAEFRRILKPEGRAFLIWNSRVLAGTPFLERYEALLHKYGTDYATVNHRNVSPEALQAFFSEGTMELQTFPNRQIFDYDGVKGRLLSSSYAPAEGQPGHSEMLDELRQIFDETQQDGTVSFDYETEVYSGLL, encoded by the coding sequence ATGGACAGCAAGGAGCGGTTTTCCAGCCGTGTGGACAACTATGAGAAATACCGGCCGAGCTACCCGGCGCAAGCGGTAGACTACATCATCAGCCGTGGCGGGCTCAAGGAGGATTCTCCGGTAGCCGATATCGGCGCCGGAACGGGCATCTTCTCCGGGCTGCTGCTGGAGCGGCAGCTCCGGGTCATGGCCGTGGAGCCCAATCCGGATATGGCCAAGGCGGCCTGGGCCAAGCTCGGTCCCGACGAGCGGTTCGGCCTGATGCTGTCGCCTGCGGAGGATACGGGGATGGCCGCAGCTTCCGTCGATGCGATCGTTAGCGCGCAGGCGTTCCACTGGTTCGACCAGGCTGCCGCTCAGGCGGAATTCCGCCGCATCCTGAAGCCGGAAGGACGCGCGTTCCTGATCTGGAACTCGCGCGTGCTTGCGGGCACGCCTTTCCTGGAACGGTACGAGGCGCTGCTGCATAAGTACGGAACGGACTATGCGACCGTAAACCACCGCAACGTCTCTCCGGAAGCGCTGCAGGCTTTCTTCAGCGAGGGAACGATGGAGCTGCAGACCTTCCCTAATCGGCAGATCTTTGATTACGACGGCGTGAAGGGCCGCCTGCTGTCTTCCTCCTACGCTCCCGCAGAGGGACAGCCCGGTCACTCGGAGATGCTGGATGAGCTGCGGCAGATCTTCGACGAGACGCAGCAGGACGGAACGGTCAGCTTTGACTACGAGACGGAAGTGTACAGCGGACTTCTTTAG
- the tyrS gene encoding tyrosine--tRNA ligase — protein sequence MAQEQAAAVNPELLEELEYRGLVYQVTNREELSKKMSEGRVTLYCGFDPTADSLHIGSLLPILMLRRFQLAGHNSIALVGGGTGLIGDPSGRSTERSLNTDDTVANWTESLKNQLSRFLDFEAAGNPAKLVSNYDWLAPLDIITFLRDIGKNFTVNYMLAKDSVDSRLANGISFTEFSYMILQAYDFFKLNRDHGVNLQLGGSDQWGNITAGLDLIGKMGGGDAYGITMPLVTKSDGKKFGKSESGAVWLDRNKTSAYQFYQFWINTDDSDVIRFLKYFTFLSREEIAALEQAVASQPEKREAQRELARQVTRLVHGADAVESAEKITAALFSGDVTQLSEDELVEALQDMPTTVMGEAAETGLIDLLVEAKAAPSRRQAKQDIESGAVYVNGVKQTGIDTMLTSDQRLHGRYVVLRRGKKNYYLVKFE from the coding sequence ATGGCACAAGAGCAAGCTGCGGCCGTCAATCCGGAATTGCTGGAGGAATTGGAATACCGGGGCCTGGTGTACCAGGTGACGAACCGCGAGGAACTGAGCAAAAAGATGAGCGAAGGCCGCGTCACGCTGTACTGCGGCTTCGACCCGACGGCAGACAGCCTGCATATCGGCAGCCTGCTGCCGATCCTGATGCTGCGCCGCTTCCAGCTGGCGGGCCATAACTCCATCGCCCTCGTTGGCGGCGGCACCGGCCTCATCGGCGATCCGAGCGGCCGCTCCACCGAGCGCTCGCTCAACACGGACGACACGGTCGCGAACTGGACCGAGAGCCTAAAAAACCAGCTGTCGCGCTTCCTCGACTTCGAAGCCGCGGGCAATCCGGCGAAGCTCGTCAGCAACTACGACTGGCTCGCGCCGCTCGACATCATCACGTTCCTGCGCGACATCGGCAAGAACTTCACGGTCAACTACATGCTGGCCAAGGACTCCGTCGACTCGCGCCTCGCGAACGGCATTTCCTTCACGGAGTTCAGCTACATGATCCTGCAGGCTTACGACTTCTTCAAGCTGAACCGCGACCACGGCGTCAATCTGCAGCTGGGCGGAAGCGACCAGTGGGGCAACATCACCGCAGGCCTGGACCTGATCGGCAAAATGGGCGGAGGCGACGCTTACGGCATCACGATGCCGCTCGTCACGAAGAGCGACGGCAAGAAATTCGGCAAGTCCGAATCCGGAGCCGTATGGCTGGACCGGAACAAGACGAGCGCGTACCAGTTCTACCAGTTCTGGATCAACACGGATGACAGCGACGTCATCCGCTTCCTGAAGTACTTCACCTTCCTCTCCCGCGAGGAGATCGCCGCTCTGGAGCAGGCCGTCGCGTCGCAGCCGGAGAAGCGCGAGGCCCAGCGCGAGCTCGCCCGCCAGGTGACCAGACTCGTGCACGGAGCGGATGCCGTCGAAAGCGCTGAGAAGATCACGGCTGCGCTGTTCTCGGGCGACGTCACGCAGCTCAGCGAGGACGAGCTGGTCGAGGCGCTGCAGGACATGCCGACGACCGTAATGGGCGAGGCCGCCGAAACGGGGCTGATCGACCTGCTCGTCGAGGCGAAGGCCGCTCCTTCCCGCCGCCAGGCCAAGCAGGACATCGAGAGCGGCGCCGTCTACGTGAACGGCGTCAAGCAGACGGGCATCGACACGATGCTGACGTCGGATCAGCGCCTGCACGGACGTTACGTCGTGCTTCGCCGCGGCAAGAAGAATTACTACCTCGTGAAGTTCGAATAG